Part of the Flavobacterium alkalisoli genome is shown below.
GATAGTAAACCACTATCAGTATGCAATAGAAAAAGCAGCAGAGTATAAAATAATGGTAAATGCTCATGAGGCTGTAAGGCCTACAGGTGTTTGCCGTACCTACCCTAACCTTATTGGTAACGAATCGGCAAGGGGAACAGAATATCAGGCATTTGGCGGAAGCAAGCCTAATCATGTTACCTTACTTCCTTTTACACGCCTTATTGGTGGCCCTATGGATTATACTCCGGGTATATTTGAAATGGAAATAAGCAAATTCAGCCCTAACAACAATTCACATGTAAACAGCACCATAGCAAATCAGCTTGCATTATATGTTACTATGTACAGTCCGTTACAAATGGCTGCCGACATGCCGGAACATTACAATCAGTTTCTGGATGCATTCCAGTTCATTAAAGATGTTCCTGTAGAGTGGGATGACAGCAAATACCTTGAAGCCGAGCCCGGACAGTACATTACTGCTGTCCGTAAGGAAAAAGGCACTAACAACTGGTTTGTGGGTAGTGTAGGCGGATATGATGCACGTACATCTAACATTAAGCTTGACTTCCTTGACAAAGGAAAAACCTATGTAGCTACTGTTTATGCAGACGCCAATAACGCACATTACAAAACCAACCCACAGGCTTATGTTATCTATAAAGGTATCGTAACCAACAAATCAAAACTGTCTCAGTTTGTGGCACCGGGTGGTGGTTATGCCGTTAGTATAGTTGAAGCTACAAAAGCTGAAACTAAAGGTTTAGACAAACTGTAATAAAATACATTTATATATAAAAAAGCCCTTTCAGTCTGAAAGGGCTTTTTTATATTACCATCTTTTCCTGTTACGGATCTCTTTTATTTCCTGTAGTAATTTTAGGTTATCCTCTGTGCGGGGTTCCATTTGTTGTAACAGAAGTTCTGCCTTCTCTAAGTTAGGCCTTGCCCTTTTTAGATCTATAGGCTCCAGTAGCTCATATAACGAAAGATAAAACTCATAATAGTTGGGGTAATATTTAATCCCCGTTTCATGAAGCCTTATAGCGTGATAGTTAAATCCGCTGGCAAGGTATCTCGAAGCCATACCGTTTATCTCTGCAATTTCTGGGGCATAAAAATAATCCCCAAGCATAGATGCCTTAAGCATCTTCTCCTCTTCCTCTTTTACCGTTAAGGGTTTTTCTACCAGCTTATATTCCATATCAACTTTTGCTATAGAAGCAAACCTCGTACTGAAACTAAAGAAAACTTTAGTAAAAAATGAAGGGCATGCTGCTATAGGCACAGCATTATGGGTGGAATCATTGGCCTCAAAAAGGTTTACTGCCTTAAAAAAGGACGGATACTTCGCTTTTAGCTCATTATATTTTTCCCTGTGATTGTAATCCTTTACCTCTGTTGGGCTTCCTATGGAAATAAAAATATCCGATTTATCAATCTCCTCATTCTTATCCATTGCTGCAACCAGCTTTTCAAAACTGTCATAAGGGGAATGAGCCATTACTGCCGAATAAAACTCCGGCGAATGCAAATAGGAATACAACGCAAAAGAAGCCGAAAAAGAATGCCCCACTATCACCCTGTAGTTGCCCGGATGGTAGCGTTTAATTTCCTCGTTAATCTCTTCCGTTATAAAAGTATGAAGGGGCAATATCGCTTCAAGGCTATCTATTCCGCATTCCTGTATACGATCAGTTAAAGGAATAACCACAATAATTGCCTGCGGCATCTCATGTGTATACTGTAAATATTCTATATCATTAAGCACTGGGTTAACAAACCATTCATGTTGCCCGTCCAGCACATATATTACCGGTAAACGTACTGACTCAGACCCGTATTTATACTGTTCGGGGGTTTTTACAAAAATACTCCTCTCCCCTTTAAAAGCTTCGGAGTAGAATGTAAGTGTGTCCGTTTGTTGCCCAAACCCGGGAATAGAAAAAAACAGTGCTAAAAATACTATCAGTATAAATCTCATACGCTACCTATTTATCGGCTAAAAATTCCTCTATCAGCTCAACGGTTAATTTTGGTTCGTTGCTATCCTGATTAGCCGAACATATTTCGCCTATATACTCACCATGTGCTCCCGGCAAAACGGTTAACTGTGCATCGGCCAATAAACGTGATAATTCCAGGGCGTGTTCGGTTACTATAACATCCTTATCCGCATTAATAACAAGGGCAGGTGCTTTTACAGCCTTAATCTTTTCTTCCGGTATATCTTTAAAATTAAGCATACGTTCCACATCCCTGTTAAAGGAAACCTGTAATGCCGCCTTATCAGGATTTACCTGTAAAAAAGCTTCTTTTAATTGCGCAGGCATCATTTCTATAGTTACTTGTTTCATCCCTTCAAAGAAACCGGGAACCAGGCCCGCCCTGCTATAAGTCGCCGAACATAATATCAGCTTATCTACAACTTCCGGATGGCGTATGGCAATCTGCAACGCAGTAGTCCCTCCGTTACTAAAGCCCATAATATCTGCTTTTGCAATGGCCAGTTGTTGTAGCAGTGCAGCTACATCGTCGGCATCCTGCTCAAAGCTAAGGGGCACTCCCCTGTCTTTAGTCCGTCCGTGTGCCTGAAGCTCCACAGCTATTACTTTATGTTTTTTGGCAAATTGCGACAAGACATTACCGTAAGTGGAATTAATGGTAGAACCGCCTCCGTGTATTAACACCAGCGGAGTCCCACTGCCGTGTATTTCATAATACATTTCAAGTCCGTTAACGGTTGCAAATTGTCCCTGATTGGTTTGTGAACTCATTTTAGTAAATAATAACGATACCATCAAAATTAATAAATAAGTAATACGACTCATACACTTCTTTTTTTCTTAACAAATGTAACTTTCTCTATTTTAACAAAAGAGGTGGTAACAGGTCAATAAAAAGGGGTAATCGGGTCATCAAAAAGAATAACAGACATGAAAGTTACATTAGTACCTGTGTAGTACCTTCCTTTTAATAAGATAGAATTTGAGCAATATGTAATCGTAAAGCAAAGCTAATACCAGACCCGAACTTGCTATAAAAAGTACTTTCAGTTTTAAGTAATA
Proteins encoded:
- a CDS encoding alpha/beta hydrolase-fold protein, which gives rise to MRFILIVFLALFFSIPGFGQQTDTLTFYSEAFKGERSIFVKTPEQYKYGSESVRLPVIYVLDGQHEWFVNPVLNDIEYLQYTHEMPQAIIVVIPLTDRIQECGIDSLEAILPLHTFITEEINEEIKRYHPGNYRVIVGHSFSASFALYSYLHSPEFYSAVMAHSPYDSFEKLVAAMDKNEEIDKSDIFISIGSPTEVKDYNHREKYNELKAKYPSFFKAVNLFEANDSTHNAVPIAACPSFFTKVFFSFSTRFASIAKVDMEYKLVEKPLTVKEEEEKMLKASMLGDYFYAPEIAEINGMASRYLASGFNYHAIRLHETGIKYYPNYYEFYLSLYELLEPIDLKRARPNLEKAELLLQQMEPRTEDNLKLLQEIKEIRNRKRW
- a CDS encoding alpha/beta fold hydrolase, yielding MSRITYLLILMVSLLFTKMSSQTNQGQFATVNGLEMYYEIHGSGTPLVLIHGGGSTINSTYGNVLSQFAKKHKVIAVELQAHGRTKDRGVPLSFEQDADDVAALLQQLAIAKADIMGFSNGGTTALQIAIRHPEVVDKLILCSATYSRAGLVPGFFEGMKQVTIEMMPAQLKEAFLQVNPDKAALQVSFNRDVERMLNFKDIPEEKIKAVKAPALVINADKDVIVTEHALELSRLLADAQLTVLPGAHGEYIGEICSANQDSNEPKLTVELIEEFLADK